One stretch of Euphorbia lathyris chromosome 7, ddEupLath1.1, whole genome shotgun sequence DNA includes these proteins:
- the LOC136235896 gene encoding F-box/kelch-repeat protein At5g43190, protein MFQLQRHPIKPATSTIRAQSLIPHALQFPPEMDPGIWSRLPGEILDHVLSLLPLRYFLSLRSTCKHFRTLIFSPSFISKHSSSGSPFSSFLLLSHPQFHHGYSLYDSMLGSWRNFTLPVSFLLPCSPSTAASASGTLLSSSNGLFCFSLPNSCSFLVCNFLSKSSRVIEFPTYPFVFESLTFVSTPSGYKIFVLCAKFASISAFIYDSIEHSWKTFHDLDPILSDNCRQEGVCYNGSLYYTTPEPFSIVCLDMESGNWKRFRNELPGELTFGRLVSDGEIGKLYLIGGIGRNGISKMMKLWELGNGGSWIEVESLPEMMCRKFLSVCYHNYEHVYCFWHQGMICICCYTWPEILYYKVSRKTWHWLPKCPSLPDKWSCGFKWFSFVPELYATV, encoded by the coding sequence ATGTTTCAGCTACAACGCCATCCCATCAAACCCGCTACTTCGACGATCAGAGCTCAATCCCTAATCCCACACGCCCTGCAATTTCCACCGGAGATGGATCCCGGGATCTGGAGCCGCCTTCCCGGAGAGATTCTTGATCATGTACTGTCTTTGTTGCCGCTAAGATATTTCTTAAGTCTTAGATCGACTTGTAAGCATTTCAGGACTCTtatattctctccttcttttatATCCAAACACTCTTCTTCTGGTTCTCCTTtctcttcttttctgttactTTCACATCCTCAATTTCACCATGGATACTCTTTATATGATTCTATGCTTGGTTCATGGCGGAATTTCACCTTACCAGTCTCTTTCTTGCTGCCCTGCTCTCCTTCTACTGCTGCCTCTGCTTCTGGTACTCTTCTCTCATCTTCAAATGGCCTTTTTTGCTTCTCTCTTCCTAATTCATGCTCTTTTCTTGTGTGCAATTTCCTATCCAAATCATCAAGGGTAATTGAGTTCCCAACTTATCCTTTTGTTTTTGAGTCGCTCACTTTTGTTTCAACTCCCTCTGGCTACAAAATATTTGTTCTATGCGCCAAATTTGCATCAATTTCAGCTTTTATTTATGATTCAATTGAGCATTCATGGAAAACATTTCATGATCTAGACCCAATTCTAAGCGATAATTGTCGCCAAGAAGGTGTTTGTTATAATGGGTCACTGTATTATACAACTCCTGAGCcattctcaatagtgtgccttGATATGGAGAGTGGAAATTGGAAGAGATTTAGGAATGAATTGCCTGGAGAATTGACTTTTGGTAGGCTAGTGAGTGATGGGGAAATAGGAAAATTGTATTTAATTGGTGGAATAGGGAGAAATGGGATTTCAAAGATGATGAAATTGTGGGAATTGGGGAATGGAGGGAGTTGGATAGAAGTTGAAAGTTTGCCTGAAATGATGTGTAGAAAGTTCTTATCAGTTTGTTACCATAATTATGAGCATGTATACTGTTTTTGGCATCAAGGGATGATATGTATATGTTGCTACACATGGCCAGAGATATTGTATTATAAGGTATCTCGAAAGACATGGCATTGGCTGCCTAAATGCCCATCATTGCCTGATAAATGGAGCTGTGGTTTCAAGTGGTTTTCTTTTGTTCCAGAATTGTATGCCACTGTTTGA